In Gadus macrocephalus chromosome 4, ASM3116895v1, the following proteins share a genomic window:
- the olfm1b gene encoding olfactomedin 1b isoform X2 — protein MQPANKLLTLGLLIFMGTELTQVLPANPEDSWQVYSSAQDSEGRCVCTVVAPQQSMCSRDARTKQLRQLLEKVQNMTQSIQVLDQRTQRDLQYVEKMEVQLRGLETKFRQVEENHKLNIAKQYKAIKSKMEELRPLIPVLEEYKADAKLVLQFKAEVQNLTSVLSELQEEMGAYDYEELHNRVSNLEDRLRACMQKLACGKLTGISEPITIKTSGSRFGSWMTDPLAPEGDTRVWYMDGYHNNRFVREYKSMHDFMTTDNFTSHRLPHPWSGTGQVVYNGSIYFNKFQSHVIIKFDFRTSAISKSRQLDYAGFSNAYHYAWGGHSDIDLMADEGGLWAVYATNQNAGNIVISKLHPSSLQIVKSWTTNHPKRSAGESFMICGTLYVTNGYSGGTKVYYAYSTNSSTYEYIDIAFENKYSHISMLDYNPRDRALYAWNNGHQVLYNVTLFHVIRSEEL, from the exons GTACTGCCAGCGAACCCGGAGGACTCATGGCAGGTGTACAGCTCGGCCCAGGACAGCGAGGGCCGGTGCGTGTGCACCGTGGTGGCGCCGCAGCAGTCCATGTGCTCACGAGACGCCCGCACCAAGCAGCTCCGCCAGCTGCTGGAGAAG GTCCAGAACATGACCCAGTCCATCCAGGTCCTGGATCAGCGGACCCAGCGGGACCTGCAATACGTGGAGAAGATGGAGGTCCAGCTGCGGGGTCTTGAGACCAAGTTCCGACAGGTGGAGGAGAACCACAAGCTGAACATCGCCAAGCAATACAAG GCCATAAAATCGAAAATGGAGGAACTTAGACCCTTGATACCAGTGTTGGAGGAGTACAAAGCCGATGCCAAATTGGTATTGCAGTTTAAGGCGGAGGTCCAGAATCTGACGTCAGTGCTAAGCGAACttcaggaggagatgggggccTACGACTACGAGGAGCTCCACAACAGAGTGTCTAATCTTGAGGACAGACTCCGAGCATGCATGCAAAAATTAG CGTGTGGTAAACTGACTGGGATCAGTGAGCCCATCACCATCAAGACGTCAGGCTCCAGGTTCGGCTCCTGGATGACCGACCCCCTGGCCCCCGAGGGAGACACCAGG GTGTGGTACATGGATGGCTACCACAACAACCGCTTTGTGCGCGAGTACAAGTCCATGCACGACTTCATGACGACGGACAACTTCACGTCCCACCGCCTGCCCCACCCGTGGTCGGGCACCGGCCAGGTGGTGTACAACGGCTCCATCTACTTCAACAAGTTCCAGAGCCACGTCATCATCAAGTTCGACTTCCGCACCTCGGCCATCAGCAAGTCCCGGCAGCTGGACTACGCCGGCTTCAGCAACGCGTACCACTACGCCTGGGGCGGCCACTCGGACATCGACCTCATGGCGGACGAGGGCGGCCTGTGGGCCGTGTACGCCACCAACCAGAACGCCGGCAACATCGTGATCAGCAAGCTGCATCCCAGCTCGCTGCAGATCGTCAAGAGCTGGACCACCAACCACCCCAAGCGCAGCGCGGGCGAGTCCTTCATGATATGCGGCACGCTCTACGTCACCAACGGCTACTCCGGCGGCACCAAGGTGTACTACGCCTACTCCACCAACTCGTCCACCTACGAGTACATCGACATCGCCTTCGAGAACAAGTACTCGCACATCTCCATGCTGGACTACAACCCGCGGGACCGCGCGCTGTACGCCTGGAACAACGGCCACCAGGTGCTGTACAACGTCACGCTGTTCCACGTCATCCGCTCGGAGGAACTGTAA
- the olfm1b gene encoding olfactomedin 1b isoform X1 — protein MSVPLLKIGVVLSTMAMITNWMSQTLPSLVGLNTTKLTAAQGGYPDRSTGVLPANPEDSWQVYSSAQDSEGRCVCTVVAPQQSMCSRDARTKQLRQLLEKVQNMTQSIQVLDQRTQRDLQYVEKMEVQLRGLETKFRQVEENHKLNIAKQYKAIKSKMEELRPLIPVLEEYKADAKLVLQFKAEVQNLTSVLSELQEEMGAYDYEELHNRVSNLEDRLRACMQKLACGKLTGISEPITIKTSGSRFGSWMTDPLAPEGDTRVWYMDGYHNNRFVREYKSMHDFMTTDNFTSHRLPHPWSGTGQVVYNGSIYFNKFQSHVIIKFDFRTSAISKSRQLDYAGFSNAYHYAWGGHSDIDLMADEGGLWAVYATNQNAGNIVISKLHPSSLQIVKSWTTNHPKRSAGESFMICGTLYVTNGYSGGTKVYYAYSTNSSTYEYIDIAFENKYSHISMLDYNPRDRALYAWNNGHQVLYNVTLFHVIRSEEL, from the exons ATGTCGGTACCTCTGCTGAAGATAGGCGTCGTGCTGAGCACCATGGCGATGATCACCAACTGGATGTCGCAGACGCTGCCGTCGCTGGTGGGGCTGAACACCACCAAGCTGACCGCGGCGCAGGGAGGCTACCCGGACCGGAGTACGGGA GTACTGCCAGCGAACCCGGAGGACTCATGGCAGGTGTACAGCTCGGCCCAGGACAGCGAGGGCCGGTGCGTGTGCACCGTGGTGGCGCCGCAGCAGTCCATGTGCTCACGAGACGCCCGCACCAAGCAGCTCCGCCAGCTGCTGGAGAAG GTCCAGAACATGACCCAGTCCATCCAGGTCCTGGATCAGCGGACCCAGCGGGACCTGCAATACGTGGAGAAGATGGAGGTCCAGCTGCGGGGTCTTGAGACCAAGTTCCGACAGGTGGAGGAGAACCACAAGCTGAACATCGCCAAGCAATACAAG GCCATAAAATCGAAAATGGAGGAACTTAGACCCTTGATACCAGTGTTGGAGGAGTACAAAGCCGATGCCAAATTGGTATTGCAGTTTAAGGCGGAGGTCCAGAATCTGACGTCAGTGCTAAGCGAACttcaggaggagatgggggccTACGACTACGAGGAGCTCCACAACAGAGTGTCTAATCTTGAGGACAGACTCCGAGCATGCATGCAAAAATTAG CGTGTGGTAAACTGACTGGGATCAGTGAGCCCATCACCATCAAGACGTCAGGCTCCAGGTTCGGCTCCTGGATGACCGACCCCCTGGCCCCCGAGGGAGACACCAGG GTGTGGTACATGGATGGCTACCACAACAACCGCTTTGTGCGCGAGTACAAGTCCATGCACGACTTCATGACGACGGACAACTTCACGTCCCACCGCCTGCCCCACCCGTGGTCGGGCACCGGCCAGGTGGTGTACAACGGCTCCATCTACTTCAACAAGTTCCAGAGCCACGTCATCATCAAGTTCGACTTCCGCACCTCGGCCATCAGCAAGTCCCGGCAGCTGGACTACGCCGGCTTCAGCAACGCGTACCACTACGCCTGGGGCGGCCACTCGGACATCGACCTCATGGCGGACGAGGGCGGCCTGTGGGCCGTGTACGCCACCAACCAGAACGCCGGCAACATCGTGATCAGCAAGCTGCATCCCAGCTCGCTGCAGATCGTCAAGAGCTGGACCACCAACCACCCCAAGCGCAGCGCGGGCGAGTCCTTCATGATATGCGGCACGCTCTACGTCACCAACGGCTACTCCGGCGGCACCAAGGTGTACTACGCCTACTCCACCAACTCGTCCACCTACGAGTACATCGACATCGCCTTCGAGAACAAGTACTCGCACATCTCCATGCTGGACTACAACCCGCGGGACCGCGCGCTGTACGCCTGGAACAACGGCCACCAGGTGCTGTACAACGTCACGCTGTTCCACGTCATCCGCTCGGAGGAACTGTAA